Genomic window (Spiroplasma sabaudiense Ar-1343):
TTCACGTAAGTCAACATCACAAAAAACTAATCCTGCTGCATGGGTACCTGTTTGACGTGGAAGCCCAATAATTTTTTTAGCAACTTGATAAATTTGAGGGTTCTGATTAATAAAATTTTCTAAGGCTGGAAAATTTTTAACTGCACCATCTAAATCCCGCAGATACTCATTACCAATTGGCTTAGTTATTTTATTTAAATCCTCTGCATCAATTCCAAATACACGTCCACAATCTCTAATAGAATTCTTGGTTCCTATTGTTTGAAAGGTTGTAATTGTGGCAACGTTGTAGCGACCATATTTTTCAAAAATATATTCGATTACTTCTTCACGACGATCATCTTGAAAGTCAATATCAATATCTGGTAAATTTATTCTTTCTGAATTCAAAAATCTTTCAAAAATTAAATTATATTCTAATGGGTCAACGGTTGTGATTTTTAACAAAAACGCCACCAAAGATCCCACTGCACTTCCTCTTCCAGGGCCCACAAAAATTTCTAATTCTTTAGCTTTTTTAACAAAATCGTAAACAACTAAAAAATAGTCAGCAAAACCCATTGAAGTGATTGTTTCTAACTCTTGTTCTAAACGATCAATGTAAATTTTTGGAATGCCTGACATTTTTTTTGCATTTTTAAAATAACCGTTCAAACTTTGCTCACAAATCAATCTTAAAAAATTATTTGAAGGAATATTTTTTGAGTTTGGATATTTCATTAAATGATTTTTTTTATTTTCAAACATATTAAAATTGCACATACTTGCAATTTTGACAATATTATCTTTATGGGTTTTTAAATCTATTATTTCAGCAATTTGATCATTTGAATAAAAATAATTTAAATCATCCACTAAACTTTGGTCTTTTAAAAGTTCATTATTTTTAATTGCTTGCAAAACTTTAAAAGCAAAAAAATCAGCTTTTTCAAAATATTTTACATCTTGAGCAAAAACTTGTCTTGCCTGAAATTCTACAGGAATTTTAAGAGCGTGGCGATCTATTCCAAAAAAAAGATTTTCAGCCAGCAATTGATTTTGAATACGTTGGGCGATCTGTTCGTTAAAATTATTAAAAAAAGAAATAATTCCTACGAGGTTTTTATCCAGCAAGCTAATTATCGTCTCAATAATTATTTCATTTGTTTGTTTTAACTCCTGACACATTATTAATGAACTTAATTTGCAAATTATTTGATAACCTAAAAGGTTTTTGGCAAATAGCGTTAAGCGGAAATCAAGATCATATTTTTTAAAATCAATTGTTAATCCAATAATCGGTTTTATATTTTTTTGTAAGGCTGCTTTAACAAAGTCAGCGGCACCATACATGGTTTCTATATCAGAATAAAATGCGAAATCAAATTCTTGTAAACTTGCAAAATTAATATAATCTTCAATGGTTATTAGTGAGTCTTGAAAATTAAAGCAACTGCGAACATTTATTTGTGGCGAGAACATTTAATACCCCCTTTGTGAATTAAATTAAAATAAAAAACAGCAACATAGCAATAATAAGGATGGCAATAATAATATAAATAACGATTCTAAAAATTAAAGGGCCCTTGGTACTAACCTTTTTTCTATTTATCTCTGAACTGTTTAATTCAATAAAATTTTTAGGTTTTTTTTCTTTTTTTTGAATTGTTGTAATGGTTAGTTCATCATCGCGATATTCTTTTGTATGTAATGTGTCTGTTGGTTGTTCTTGGTCAGAGTTTCTTACCAATGATCCTTGAAAAACTCCGTATTTCCCTTTTTGAATTCCCTTGGGAGTTTTATCTTTACTCTGTTTCTTTTCCTTTTTCAATAATTTGACCGTCCCTTACAATATAATGTGTTATTAAATTTTTTAAAGTATGTTGAACCAATTCTTCTCAAATAATTTGTTCTTCTTGTTCTTGAGCACGATGAATTCTTGGCTTTGTTACCGGGTTTTTGGGTACATACATACTACAGACATCATCAAATGGTAAAATTGACACTTCATAGGTATTAATTTTTTTTGATACTTCAATAATTTCTTCTTTATCAAAAGTAATTACAGGTCGAATAATTGGCAATTGTGAAACTGAATTAATTACATTAATACTTTCGATTGTTTGACTTGCGACTTGACCTAAAGATTCTCCGGTAATTATTGCCTTCGCTTTTATTTCGTGGCTTAGTAAGTTAGCGATTCTTATAAACATTCTTCTCATTAAAGTAATGCGATAAGATTCGTCTTTGATGTGCATAAGTTCTTGCAAGAGCAAGCCAAAGTCACAAACATAAAGCGAAAAAGTATTTTGATTGAATCTAGCAATTTTTTTAACAAGGCTAAAAACTTTTTCCAATGCTTCTGGTGTTGTATGTGGGGGGGTCATAAAATGCAAGAAGTCCACTTGCATACCTCGCTTCATTGTTAAAAAGGAAGCTACTGGAGAATCAATCCCTCCACTCAAAAGACTCAAACCTTTACCACTCACCCCAACTGGCAATCCTTTTAGCGCAGCTATTCTCGAGGTAAAAATTTGGGTTGATTCTTTTTTAACAATAATTTCGATTTTTGTTAACGGTTGGTGGACATCAACTTTGAGGTGCTCTGTATTTTGTAAAATTTTTTTCGCAACTGTTTGTTTTATTTCCTGAGAGCTAAAAGGAAAGGTCTTGTCCTTTCTTTCCACTTCTAGTTTAAATGTTCCAGAGGGGGAGTCTTGAGCAATTCTAAGGGCTAGATTTGCAATGGCATCCAAGTCATTTTCAACTTCTTCAACAACTGATAATGAATATATTCCAAAAACATCTTGCAAATTTTCCAAGACTATGTTTAGAAGCAAATCATCTGTTATATCAATCTTTAAACTATTGTGACTTTTTATAAAAATAATTTTTTCTTTGAAAGGTTTTAATTTAAATTTAATATTTTGAATTAACTTAGAAATAAAAAAATTACGATTGTTACCTTTGAGAGTTAATTCTCCGTATCTAACTTGTATGTGCTTCATATTTTCTCTTTCTAGCGTTTAGAACTTTTTTGTTTAAAGTGACTAATTTGTTTGACTGAATAACCAATTAGTTGATCTAAATGACGGTTATGATAATATTGTTCAGCTGTAGCGATTACATTTTCAGCATTGGGGACAGTATCAACAAATCTTTCCATATACAAAATTATTTCCTGAGAAATAAAATCAAGAAAAATTGTATCATTTATTTGTCTTGAAAGTTTTCAAACTCGTTTTGAAAGTTCTTCAATTCTTTCAGTTATATAATTTTTTTCCTCTTCACTATCAAATGGAGCTATTTTGCTTTGGTTAAATTGGTTAATTGCTTGGTTGAGTTCAGAAATTTGTGTTCAGTATTTTTTTAATTCAACAACACTGCGATGCTGGTTAATTTTAACTTCACACTGACTTAAGATTGACTGAACAAAAACCACATCATTAATTAGGTAGTCCATACTTGAAGTTTTTCCCTCAATTTCACTAGCGGCCTTTTCAAAACTTTCAACATTGACAACAGCTCTTTGGATAACTTCTTTGCATTTTTCTTTTAAAGATCTCAAATCAATACTGGTGATACTGTCGCTAGTATCAATTGCTGCAAAAATTTTGTAGGCTAATTCTTTTGTTTTTGAAAATTCATAGCGGCTCTTTTCAAAATTTTTTCATTCCTGAGTTGGAGCTTTATTTAAGGCCTTAATTGAGCGGTGTGCTTTTTCAATATTGTTGCAAGCAACATCAATTTCTTTAATAAATTGGCGCATTTTTTCGTCATTGCGTTCAAAAAATAATCTTAAATTATCATCGTATTCTACTTCGTTTGTAAATTGCTTAATTAAATCAAAAATTTCAGCTAAAAGTTTATTTGCTTTTTTATATTGCAGGCGCTTTAATTGATTGTTGATTTTTATTCTTAAGGTGTCCACATTCATTTCTAAAATAGCATAGCTTTCAGCATTTTTGCTAATTTTTTCATTAGCTTGGCCAAAAGTTACGTATTTATTTTTGAGTTCAATTAATTTTGTGGGAACAATCGTTAAAATTGTTGAAATTATCGTTGGAATATTATCTAATAGTTCGATTAAAAAAATTAAACTATTGTCAATTTTATATAGTACATCTCAGCTTGATTTGTAATTTCCTTCCTCAAGTTCAATGTAAAATTCCTCAAAAAAACCTTCAATTTTTTGAATTGTCTCTGTTAATTTTTTTTCATCAATTTCAATTTTTCCAAAGGTCAAAATTGTTGCTTCCTCTTTTAACTCCTGAAAAACTTCTCGCACTAAAATTGAGTTATCTCTTTGAATTAACTCGATTTCAGTTGCTGCTGTTATTTCGTCAATAATATCTTGAACTTTATTGGAAATTTCTTTTAAAGTTAGGTATATGTTGTTAATTTTATTATAGTTTGATAAAAGTGGTCGAGTTGCTTTTCGGTTATTTATAATTTCTCCTAAACTGGCAAAAGTTTTCTTTAATTCCTTTTCAAATAGCAGTTCATACTTCGTTCTTCAGACCATTAATTCTTGCTCATATAATTTATTAACCTTATTAATATTAGCAATTCTTTGGAGTAGTACCTTTAAGGGTGTGCGTTTTAACTGATCAATTAAATCAATGCATTGAGCAATTTTGGCAATTATTTTACGGTAAATATATAAAATAACAATCAATGTGACAAATATCACAAAACAAGCAAAAAAAATACCAATACCAATAAAATTAGTTGGTTTTTGAATTCAATCAATTTCATATTCTATATTTCCCATTTTCTGCCCTCTTATAAATTATTATAGCATAATAAAAATGACTATTATTTTAGTATTAATTGCAATTTTGAAGATATTCTCATTTTCAAAATACGGCTAAAATTTATGCTGTTTGGTAATTTAAACTTGATTATTTTCTTGTTTTATATATAATTATCTTTGTTATATAAGATATCTGCGATTAAGTATATTAAAATAACTGTCTATTATATTTTTAAAGTAACCTTTAGCAGTAAAGGCGAATCAGTAGACTCTCTTTAATAGGACTTATAACTTATCTCATGTTAACGAAATTAGAAATATGGAGGTTTTTTATGTCAAGATATACAGGCTCGACATTCAAAAAAGCTCGTCGATATGGTTTTTCTATTTTAGAAAATGGTAAAGAGTTTAGCAAAGGTAAAAAACGCACAACAGCACCAGGACAACACGGAGCAAAACGTGTTAAATTATCTGGTTATGGATTGCAAATGCAAGAAAAACAAAAAGTTAAATTTATGTATGGGCTAACTGAACGCCAATTTCGTAATACTTATGCAAGAGCAAAAGGTATGCACGGAATTACAGGAACCAACTTCTTGCAACAACTAGAATCACGCTTAGATAATATTGTTTATCGTTTAAGTTTATCAATGACTCGTCAAGGAGCTAGACAGTTAGTTAACCACGGTCATATCCTTGTAAATGATAAAAAAGTTGATATTCCATCATACAACGTTAAAGTTGGGGATGTTATTAAACTAAAAGACAGTATGGCTAAAAATTCAAAAATAGTTGAAGCAATTGCCAATAACCAAGCAACAGTAAGTTTTGTAAAATTTGATAAAACTAAACTTGCTGGAGAATATGTTCGTCTACCAGAACGCTCTGAACTAAACCAAGAAATCAACGAAGCACTAATAGTTGAATGATACAACCGTTTAATTAAATAGAAATGTAATTAAATTAAAAAAATGACTTTTTAAAGTCATTTTTTTAATTTAATACTACTTATTTTAATTAATTCTTTTTAAAATATCTTGAACAATGCTTGTGGTCATTATAAAAGCAGATGATTCTGCAATAGCTTTGGCAGCGTTAATGGTAAAAAAAGTTAAATCTTCAAAATCTAAATCTTTTTTGAACCTGTTTTCTTCAATCAGTTTATTTGCTTTTTGTAAAAATTCATCATTTGCCTGCAAAAGTTTTTTTGTAAGAGAAACAATTTCACTCAAAGATTCTGCTTTGTAAATTTCAGTTAAATTTTTTTCGAAAAAATCGAAATTGATGAAGTTGTCATTTTTTTTACACAATGAGTCAAAAACTCTAATAACATTTGAAACTTTGCTTTTTAATAACTGAATTGCAAAACTATTATTAACAGTTGATTGATCCAAATTTTCA
Coding sequences:
- a CDS encoding septation ring formation regulator EzrA, whose product is MGNIEYEIDWIQKPTNFIGIGIFFACFVIFVTLIVILYIYRKIIAKIAQCIDLIDQLKRTPLKVLLQRIANINKVNKLYEQELMVWRTKYELLFEKELKKTFASLGEIINNRKATRPLLSNYNKINNIYLTLKEISNKVQDIIDEITAATEIELIQRDNSILVREVFQELKEEATILTFGKIEIDEKKLTETIQKIEGFFEEFYIELEEGNYKSSWDVLYKIDNSLIFLIELLDNIPTIISTILTIVPTKLIELKNKYVTFGQANEKISKNAESYAILEMNVDTLRIKINNQLKRLQYKKANKLLAEIFDLIKQFTNEVEYDDNLRLFFERNDEKMRQFIKEIDVACNNIEKAHRSIKALNKAPTQEWKNFEKSRYEFSKTKELAYKIFAAIDTSDSITSIDLRSLKEKCKEVIQRAVVNVESFEKAASEIEGKTSSMDYLINDVVFVQSILSQCEVKINQHRSVVELKKYWTQISELNQAINQFNQSKIAPFDSEEEKNYITERIEELSKRVWKLSRQINDTIFLDFISQEIILYMERFVDTVPNAENVIATAEQYYHNRHLDQLIGYSVKQISHFKQKSSKR
- the thiI gene encoding tRNA uracil 4-sulfurtransferase ThiI, yielding MKHIQVRYGELTLKGNNRNFFISKLIQNIKFKLKPFKEKIIFIKSHNSLKIDITDDLLLNIVLENLQDVFGIYSLSVVEEVENDLDAIANLALRIAQDSPSGTFKLEVERKDKTFPFSSQEIKQTVAKKILQNTEHLKVDVHQPLTKIEIIVKKESTQIFTSRIAALKGLPVGVSGKGLSLLSGGIDSPVASFLTMKRGMQVDFLHFMTPPHTTPEALEKVFSLVKKIARFNQNTFSLYVCDFGLLLQELMHIKDESYRITLMRRMFIRIANLLSHEIKAKAIITGESLGQVASQTIESINVINSVSQLPIIRPVITFDKEEIIEVSKKINTYEVSILPFDDVCSMYVPKNPVTKPRIHRAQEQEEQIIWEELVQHTLKNLITHYIVRDGQIIEKGKETE
- the rpsD gene encoding 30S ribosomal protein S4, whose amino-acid sequence is MSRYTGSTFKKARRYGFSILENGKEFSKGKKRTTAPGQHGAKRVKLSGYGLQMQEKQKVKFMYGLTERQFRNTYARAKGMHGITGTNFLQQLESRLDNIVYRLSLSMTRQGARQLVNHGHILVNDKKVDIPSYNVKVGDVIKLKDSMAKNSKIVEAIANNQATVSFVKFDKTKLAGEYVRLPERSELNQEINEALIVEWYNRLIK